The segment GTTTCTATATGTTTGTGCCAAGAATACACCATCCATATCACATCGTAAACAATTGTAGTTGGAGATGTAGTCATGTAGCTGTAAATTTTATTGTTTCTAGCTTTCTAGATTCGCCGTAGTAGACCGTAAAGAAAAATCATTAATCTCTTGTGTTTCTTCGGACAATTATCACATCTCGCTCCAAAGTCCAACAATTCACCAACATTTGAAAATTGTTGTTGAGGGATACCACACTATTTAAGAATCTAATCTATAGCAGATGTGGCAAATGAGCAACTTACTAGAAGATGATCCACGAATTCATCTTCACCTTTATCACAGAGTAAACAATGtgtcgataaagcacaaacaCCGCGTTTTGCAAGAGCCTTTGCAAATGAGTTATTTATAAagaaacattcatatatatatatatatatatatatatatatatatatatatatatatatatatatatatatatatatatatatatatatatatatggaaatgttatttggaaaacaaaaaaaccctaaaaatcattaaaaaaaatacatagagCTCACAAAgcttttttttgacattttttatcaaaaaatcacaGGTTTTTAAAGAATATCGctgaaaaaaatttgaaaaaaaaaacttttttttataaaaaaattaatgattttttattttttttcagcgattttttataaaaaaaattcaaattttttttttgtgatctctaagtattttttttatgcatttttatgatttttagggttttttattttccatagaacctaaacatatatatatatatatatatatatatatatatatatatatatatatatatatatatatatatatatatatatatgcttaggttattgtattctaactaattattatgTGGATGTAGAAATGATTGTgagccaatcattttacttattttaaaaaataaataatatatattattaaattaaaaataattaaaaaaataccatataatttcattctaagggtattctagtcaattaatataaattaaaaaaaagttgcTTATTTTAAGGGATAATAGATTCTATTAACTTTAAAAATCTGATTGTAAAGTTGATAATTCTCATAATTCGGATATTCTCACagaatatgtttattaatatattgaaaAATAACAAGTTAAAATTGAATTATGGATCAATTTTAATGATAcagattttttttcattttttttctcctggacatagatctatgctcgattttatgatttgtattttttttttttaagattttttttaaggTATCATCACGAATGTTCACTTTAAAATAAGTTCTCACAGGAATcgtaacttttatatatatatatatatatatatatatatatatatatatatatatatatatatatatatatatatatatatatatatatatatatatatatatatatatatcgtctcCATTAAATATTTTAAGTTAATAAACAACACACATTATCAATGCAAATTGCACTTTCACTAGGACAAGCTTAGTTGGATATAATTTAATTTTCGTTATATCTTTATGATCAAAAGATTCTTATAGTGAATTTTGCTCCCATGTTGCCCCTACTCGATCAGTATTATTTATctctatattatttttttatagtatATAAACTAATTTTGAATTCTTAAATTTTCAAGAAAATATTCTATGTTAATCAATTAATTATGTCATTTTTAGAAAAGTTATTAAAAAGGTATTTTTTTAATTAGAAATCTTAAATACTATAAACCTAAGAAAACAAATGTTTTACAATACACAATCGAATATATATTATAGTCCATGATGCAAACAATTTCATGAACTTTGACCTAGTCAAAGTCGACgaagaaaaaaattaaacaacaaatatataaatatatcaaaCAATGGCCTTAGTAGCCCACTTAAGAAAGCCCATTTATTCAACATCATTGGGGAGCCCGACTCATATTTCCAGTGGATCCGGTCCGACTCATATTTCCAGCGGATCCAGGTTGCTTCATTTCTTCCGAACCCGGTAAAACCATACCCGGATAACCCGGAACATATCTTGCTCCATAAtaaacgggttgactcggcgcgCCACCGCTTCTACCCGACATATCATACGACTCCCCGCCCGATATAGGTCTCATTCCCGGATACATTTGACCCATATTCGGGTGGAGAAACTGACCCGAAGGCCCCATAAACTGCTGACCATATTGAGCCCGAGCCTGAACATTTTCCTGACCCATCGGACTTGGTGGATGCATATAATACATCGGCATTTCAGAAATTGGGGTTGGGGTCGGGGCTGGTGAGTTAGTCTGACGTATATAATAAACCGGTTGACCCGCATAATCTGTTTGCTTTAAAATTATCGGGTCATTACCTTCGACAAACTGTCCGGTAGCTGTTTCTTTCACTTCACTGACAACCGGGCCCATAGGACCTTGCGGACCTGTATTATCAAGTTTGGTTCTCACAGGTCGAAGGTTTGGGACCGGTGGAGCAACCGTGGGCCCTAGTGACGACGAAGTGGAGCAATAAGGGGAAGAAAACCGTGGAGCGGGTGACCCGGGATCAGAAACGGATACATTATCATTAACTAATGTTTTGGTTTTGGATTTCGGGTCATCCGGGTGGTCTAACCCGAATAGATAATCGGGTACTTCTGAAATAAtagatgagacttcggatctgccACGTTCCAAGGCTGAGCCGCCGTTAAGGGCGTCAAGAAACCAGTGTTCACGTTTAACTGAGCCGTCAAGGAGTGAGCTGATGCTACTGGCTCGAGAGAGTGAGGCGTCGGTTGGAAAAAGGAAGATTCTGAGCCGAGACGTTTTTTGATTGTGAGCCAGCCGGTCGTATTCGTCCATCATGTTTTCCACATCTTCATCACCTGTGACGGAGATTAACGCGTCTAGGTCTTCGTTTGGTAGTTGGTATTTTACGCTTATGTCAGTTGTACCTAACGAATATTCATCACATCAGAtatgttatatttttaattaattaaatagattat is part of the Lactuca sativa cultivar Salinas chromosome 7, Lsat_Salinas_v11, whole genome shotgun sequence genome and harbors:
- the LOC111906886 gene encoding uncharacterized protein LOC111906886 codes for the protein MTTTHYTAEHIPATVDSVVSSPRSDHPSVDNSRVYDDTTAQARVRFMCSFGGKILPRPHDNQLRYVGGDTRMVTVLRHNTTFSSLLNKLSKLSGTTDISVKYQLPNEDLDALISVTGDEDVENMMDEYDRLAHNQKTSRLRIFLFPTDASLSRASSISSLLDGSVKREHWFLDALNGGSALERGRSEVSSIISEVPDYLFGLDHPDDPKSKTKTLVNDNVSVSDPGSPAPRFSSPYCSTSSSLGPTVAPPVPNLRPVRTKLDNTGPQGPMGPVVSEVKETATGQFVEGNDPIILKQTDYAGQPVYYIRQTNSPAPTPTPISEMPMYYMHPPSPMGQENVQARAQYGQQFMGPSGQFLHPNMGQMYPGMRPISGGESYDMSGRSGGAPSQPVYYGARYVPGYPGMVLPGSEEMKQPGSAGNMSRTGSTGNMSRAPQ